In Stutzerimonas stutzeri, a genomic segment contains:
- a CDS encoding S8 family peptidase yields the protein MVIKRRVGLGLCALLVTGAAQVSAKQDPTVDASLKAGRPFVEGELLVQFKADASEVGKETALTRRGAKRAQKLLDKAARRDAKGDLIRARLGKGKRVNAALLAEIAADPTVEFVEPNWIYHTQVTNPNDPGLGMLWGLQGATTSPTHPYGSGALAAWNAGALCSKKIHVGIVDEGVMATHGDLRANVWINAGEGSRADRLDSDGNGLVDDILGWDFAANNASIFDGPVDDHGTHVAGTIAAVANNGAGVVGVCSTAKYITAKFLGVNGGTTADAVKAINYLTQLKLARKINLVATNNSWSGGGYSQALYNAIQAAGKANILFIAAAGNDGLNLDTTPTYPASYKLPNVIAVAAIERTGQRAYFSNYGANSVHIAAPGVDILSTVPTATGTAGYAYMSGTSMATPHVTGAAALYASLNPCATSVQIREALLRLAVRDPQLTGVVQQNRRLDVSKIRRELACAP from the coding sequence ATGGTCATAAAACGGCGTGTCGGTCTGGGTCTGTGTGCGCTGCTGGTTACCGGAGCGGCGCAGGTGTCAGCAAAACAGGATCCGACGGTGGATGCTTCGCTCAAGGCAGGCAGGCCTTTCGTCGAAGGCGAGCTGCTGGTGCAATTCAAGGCCGATGCGTCGGAAGTGGGCAAGGAAACTGCGCTGACCAGGCGCGGCGCCAAGCGGGCGCAGAAGCTGCTCGACAAAGCGGCTCGCAGAGATGCCAAAGGTGATCTGATCCGCGCGAGGCTTGGTAAGGGCAAAAGGGTGAACGCGGCGCTCCTTGCCGAAATCGCCGCCGATCCAACGGTGGAGTTCGTCGAACCGAACTGGATCTATCACACGCAGGTAACCAACCCCAACGACCCGGGGCTCGGCATGCTCTGGGGATTACAGGGCGCGACCACTTCGCCGACCCATCCCTACGGCAGCGGTGCCCTGGCTGCCTGGAACGCCGGCGCGCTGTGCTCCAAAAAGATCCATGTCGGCATCGTCGATGAAGGGGTAATGGCGACTCATGGTGATCTGCGCGCCAATGTCTGGATCAACGCCGGCGAAGGCAGTCGGGCCGATCGCCTGGATAGCGACGGCAACGGCCTGGTCGACGACATCCTGGGTTGGGATTTCGCCGCCAACAACGCCAGCATATTCGATGGGCCGGTCGACGATCACGGCACCCATGTCGCCGGTACCATCGCGGCGGTGGCGAACAACGGTGCCGGCGTGGTCGGTGTCTGCTCAACGGCGAAATACATCACCGCGAAATTTCTCGGCGTAAACGGTGGCACCACGGCCGACGCGGTGAAGGCCATCAATTACCTGACGCAGCTCAAGCTCGCGAGGAAAATCAATCTGGTTGCCACCAACAATTCCTGGTCCGGTGGCGGGTATTCGCAGGCGCTGTATAACGCGATTCAGGCGGCGGGGAAGGCCAATATCCTGTTCATTGCAGCGGCAGGAAACGACGGGCTCAACCTCGATACGACGCCGACCTATCCGGCCAGCTACAAGCTGCCCAACGTGATTGCGGTGGCTGCCATCGAGCGAACCGGGCAGCGCGCCTATTTTTCCAACTACGGCGCCAACAGCGTGCACATCGCGGCACCTGGCGTCGATATCCTCTCAACGGTTCCGACCGCGACCGGTACCGCGGGTTACGCCTACATGAGTGGGACGTCCATGGCGACGCCCCATGTAACCGGAGCGGCAGCGCTTTACGCCTCGCTGAATCCCTGCGCCACTAGCGTACAAATTCGCGAGGCGTTGCTGCGATTGGCGGTGCGTGACCCACAGCTGACCGGTGTGGTTCAGCAGAACCGCCGCCTCGACGTATCGAAGATTCGCCGCGAGCTGGCCTGCGCGCCCTGA
- the galE gene encoding UDP-glucose 4-epimerase GalE — MILVTGGAGYIGSHAVLELLLAGHEVLVLDNLCNSSKVALERVEALAGRPAQFIKGDVRNRSLLNALFASYPVSAVLHFAGLKAVGESVREPLRYYETNVSGSIALCQAMAEAGIFKLVFSSSATVYGDSPRMPITENCPTGLPTNPYGQSKLMAENVLKGLAESDPRWSIALLRYFNPIGAHESGLIGEDPNGIPNNLLPYMLQVAVGRRKQLNVYGADYPTPDGTGVRDYIHVVDLAKGHLKALDQLNRVHGVCVWNLGTGRGYSVRQMITAFEEVIGRPLPHMFRARRPGDIAQCWSDPTKAREELGWQAEKDLLTMLTDAWRWQSRNPQGYAADKVTVKQEANAAANTALAS, encoded by the coding sequence ATGATTCTCGTAACAGGTGGAGCGGGTTACATCGGGTCGCACGCCGTGCTGGAGCTGCTCTTGGCGGGCCACGAAGTGCTGGTATTGGACAACCTTTGCAACAGTTCCAAGGTTGCGCTGGAACGGGTCGAAGCCCTCGCCGGCCGCCCGGCCCAGTTCATCAAGGGCGACGTGCGCAATCGCTCGCTGCTCAATGCCCTGTTCGCTTCCTATCCTGTGAGCGCCGTGTTGCATTTCGCAGGGCTCAAGGCCGTCGGCGAGAGCGTGCGCGAACCGCTGCGCTACTACGAGACCAATGTCAGCGGCAGCATCGCGCTATGCCAGGCGATGGCCGAAGCCGGCATTTTCAAGCTGGTATTCAGCTCATCGGCGACGGTCTATGGCGATTCCCCGCGGATGCCGATTACCGAGAACTGCCCGACCGGCTTACCGACCAATCCCTACGGCCAGTCCAAGCTGATGGCCGAAAATGTACTCAAAGGGCTGGCCGAATCTGATCCGCGCTGGTCGATCGCCCTGCTGCGCTACTTCAACCCGATCGGCGCACATGAGTCCGGGCTGATCGGCGAAGACCCCAATGGCATCCCCAACAATCTGCTGCCCTACATGCTGCAGGTGGCGGTCGGTCGCCGAAAGCAGCTGAACGTCTACGGCGCCGACTATCCGACCCCGGACGGCACCGGCGTGCGCGACTATATCCATGTGGTCGACCTGGCCAAGGGCCACTTGAAGGCGCTGGACCAGCTGAATCGGGTTCACGGCGTTTGCGTCTGGAATCTCGGCACCGGCCGTGGCTACTCGGTACGGCAGATGATCACGGCGTTCGAGGAAGTCATCGGCCGACCGCTACCGCATATGTTCAGGGCGCGCCGTCCGGGCGATATTGCCCAATGCTGGTCGGACCCGACCAAGGCCCGCGAGGAGCTCGGCTGGCAGGCGGAAAAGGACCTGCTGACGATGCTCACCGACGCCTGGCGCTGGCAGAGCCGCAACCCGCAGGGTTATGCCGCAGACAAGGTCACGGTCAAGCAGGAGGCGAACGCCGCCGCCAACACCGCGCTGGCCAGCTAA
- a CDS encoding glycosyltransferase family 1 protein → MSWAGPYQYEIGKSPNKQETSPEVVFDELAPTLLCLSHLRWSFVYQRPQHLMSRFARDYNVLFFEEPIPTEDAQPWLEVRPEENGVQVLVPRLPQGCEGETALRVQRDLLDGYLAKLGANELMLWYYTPMALGYAGHLKPKLTVYDCMDELSAFRGAPPELVQRERELLQRADVVFTGGYSIWEAKRELHDNAFAFPSSVDVAHFAEARRTQADPDDQAEIPQPRLGFYGVIDERFDIQLVAEIAVKRPEWQFVLVGPVVKIDPADLPQRDNIHYLGGKTYDELPQYLSGWDVAIMPFAMNESTRFISPTKTPEYLAGGCPVVSTPIKDVVRTYGDTEIVYIADTPEAFIASVEKALADGEDRDRLLKTADEILGDMSWDHTWALMKEKMQCAI, encoded by the coding sequence ATGAGCTGGGCCGGCCCTTACCAATACGAGATTGGAAAATCCCCCAACAAGCAGGAGACGTCGCCCGAAGTCGTTTTCGATGAGCTGGCGCCTACGCTGCTGTGTCTGTCGCATCTGCGCTGGAGCTTCGTCTACCAGCGCCCCCAGCACCTGATGTCCCGGTTCGCACGGGATTACAACGTGCTGTTCTTCGAGGAACCGATCCCCACCGAGGATGCCCAGCCGTGGCTGGAGGTACGCCCCGAGGAGAACGGCGTGCAGGTCCTGGTGCCGCGCCTGCCGCAAGGCTGCGAAGGCGAGACGGCGCTGCGCGTGCAACGTGACCTGCTCGACGGCTATCTGGCCAAGCTCGGCGCCAACGAACTGATGCTCTGGTACTACACGCCGATGGCGCTGGGCTACGCCGGACATTTGAAGCCCAAGCTCACCGTCTACGACTGCATGGACGAGTTGTCCGCGTTTCGCGGCGCGCCGCCGGAACTGGTGCAGCGCGAACGTGAATTGCTGCAGCGCGCCGACGTGGTCTTCACCGGCGGCTACAGCATCTGGGAAGCCAAGCGTGAGCTTCACGACAACGCCTTCGCCTTCCCAAGCAGTGTCGACGTGGCGCACTTCGCCGAAGCCCGGCGGACCCAGGCCGATCCCGATGACCAGGCCGAAATCCCGCAGCCGCGCCTGGGCTTCTACGGCGTGATCGACGAGCGTTTCGATATCCAGCTGGTGGCTGAGATCGCCGTGAAGCGCCCCGAATGGCAGTTCGTACTGGTCGGCCCGGTGGTCAAGATCGACCCGGCCGACCTGCCGCAGCGTGACAACATCCACTACCTGGGCGGCAAGACGTACGATGAGTTGCCCCAATACTTGTCTGGCTGGGACGTGGCGATCATGCCCTTCGCGATGAATGAGTCGACCCGGTTCATCAGCCCCACCAAGACCCCGGAATATCTCGCCGGTGGATGCCCAGTGGTGTCCACGCCGATCAAGGACGTGGTGCGCACCTATGGGGATACCGAGATCGTCTACATCGCCGACACGCCGGAGGCGTTCATCGCCTCGGTCGAGAAGGCCCTGGCCGACGGTGAGGACCGCGACCGCCTGCTGAAAACCGCTGACGAGATTCTGGGAGACATGTCCTGGGACCACACCTGGGCGTTGATGAAGGAGAAGATGCAATGCGCGATCTGA
- the glf gene encoding UDP-galactopyranose mutase: MRDLSLRDSNPEHAGGGASERASSGRRGFDYLIVGAGFAGSVLAERLAAGLNKRVLVVDRRPHIGGNAYDHYDEAGVLIHRYGPHIFHTNAQRIVDYLSRFTEWRPYEHRVLAQVDGQEVPIPINMTTLNKLYGLEMTTEQEAADFLASRAEPVADIQTSEDVVINGIGRELYQKFFRGYTRKQWGLDPSQLDKSVTSRIPTRTNTDDRYFTDTFQQMPKYGYTKMFEKMLAHPNIKVMINTDYREIRDEVQFDHLIFCGPVDEYFDYRFGKLPYRSLKFEHKQLDQEQFQAVGTVNYPSEDVPYTRISEYKHLTGQVHPKTSITYEYPSAEGDPYYPIPRPENAELYKRYQKLADETPGVTFVGRLGTYKYYNMDQVVGQALAVYKRIEEAEHGPAAGESAEHSHSLAEQAP; this comes from the coding sequence ATGCGCGATCTGAGCCTGCGAGACAGCAATCCCGAGCACGCAGGCGGCGGCGCCAGCGAACGCGCCTCCAGCGGCCGGCGGGGATTCGACTACCTGATCGTTGGTGCCGGTTTCGCCGGCAGCGTGTTAGCCGAGCGCCTGGCGGCCGGGTTGAACAAGCGCGTGTTGGTGGTCGACCGCCGCCCGCACATCGGCGGCAATGCCTATGACCATTACGACGAAGCCGGCGTGCTGATCCACCGCTACGGCCCGCACATCTTCCACACCAATGCCCAGCGCATCGTCGATTACCTTTCGCGATTCACCGAGTGGCGCCCCTACGAGCACCGCGTACTGGCGCAGGTAGACGGGCAGGAAGTACCGATCCCGATCAACATGACCACGCTGAACAAGCTCTACGGCCTCGAAATGACCACCGAGCAGGAAGCAGCCGATTTCCTCGCCAGCCGCGCCGAGCCGGTGGCGGACATTCAGACCAGCGAAGACGTGGTGATCAACGGCATAGGTCGCGAGCTGTATCAGAAGTTTTTCCGCGGCTATACCCGCAAGCAGTGGGGCCTGGACCCGTCGCAGCTGGACAAGTCGGTGACCTCGCGCATTCCCACACGCACCAACACCGACGACCGCTACTTCACCGACACTTTCCAGCAGATGCCCAAGTACGGCTACACCAAAATGTTCGAGAAGATGCTCGCGCACCCGAACATCAAGGTGATGATCAACACCGACTACCGCGAGATCCGAGACGAGGTGCAGTTCGATCACCTGATTTTCTGCGGGCCGGTCGACGAATATTTCGATTACCGCTTCGGCAAGCTGCCTTATCGCTCGCTGAAGTTCGAGCACAAGCAACTGGATCAGGAGCAATTCCAGGCGGTCGGCACGGTCAACTATCCGAGCGAGGACGTGCCCTACACGCGCATCAGCGAGTACAAGCACCTCACCGGGCAAGTGCACCCGAAGACCAGCATCACCTACGAATACCCCTCGGCCGAAGGCGACCCCTACTACCCGATCCCTCGGCCGGAGAACGCCGAGTTGTACAAGCGCTACCAGAAACTCGCGGACGAGACGCCGGGCGTCACCTTCGTCGGCCGGCTCGGTACTTACAAGTACTACAACATGGACCAGGTGGTCGGTCAGGCGCTGGCCGTGTACAAGCGCATCGAGGAGGCCGAGCACGGACCAGCGGCTGGCGAGAGCGCCGAGCACAGTCATTCCCTGGCCGAACAGGCTCCCTGA
- a CDS encoding beta-glucosidase: MHQPTLFQSFFLGGFECSNHRRSDGRRLDLLAATGHDRWAAHDYAVLHRHGLHSVRDGLRWHLIERTPEQYDWSSFLPMLQASHRQGTQVIWDLCHYGWPDDLDIWRPQFVDRFARYAGAVAQLVKDETGTVPFYAPLNEISFWAWAGGDVAYFNPMARGRGFELKHQLVRATIAAMEAIRAVDPRARFVQVDPAIHVVSPNDRPGPQRDAERLRQSQFEAWDMLCGEAWPGLGGAPEYLDVLGVNYYSDNQWYHGDGRTIERDNPDYRPFKGILSEIWQRYKRPLVIAETGAEGDVRGDWLRYVSEQAGLAMQRGVPVEGICLYPVLDYPGWTDDRHCPVGLLGFPDENGNRRIHDGLADELRLQQHRFSQQSPAPQYTEEAVT; encoded by the coding sequence ATGCATCAGCCAACGCTGTTCCAAAGCTTTTTTCTGGGCGGCTTCGAATGCTCGAACCATCGTCGCAGCGATGGCCGGCGGCTTGATCTGCTCGCTGCTACCGGACATGATCGCTGGGCCGCGCATGATTACGCCGTGCTCCACCGTCATGGCCTGCACAGCGTGCGCGACGGCCTGCGCTGGCACCTGATCGAGCGCACGCCGGAGCAGTACGACTGGTCGAGCTTTCTGCCAATGCTGCAAGCGTCGCACCGGCAGGGGACCCAGGTGATCTGGGATTTGTGCCACTACGGCTGGCCGGATGACCTCGACATCTGGCGACCGCAATTCGTCGACCGGTTTGCCCGCTATGCCGGGGCAGTTGCCCAGCTGGTCAAGGACGAAACCGGCACTGTGCCGTTCTACGCACCGTTGAACGAGATCTCGTTTTGGGCCTGGGCTGGCGGAGACGTCGCCTATTTCAATCCTATGGCCAGAGGGCGCGGTTTCGAGCTCAAGCATCAGCTGGTGCGGGCGACCATCGCCGCCATGGAAGCGATCCGTGCCGTCGACCCACGGGCGCGCTTCGTCCAGGTCGACCCGGCCATCCATGTGGTATCGCCCAACGACAGGCCAGGACCGCAGCGCGACGCCGAACGCCTCCGGCAGTCACAGTTCGAGGCCTGGGATATGCTCTGCGGCGAGGCCTGGCCTGGCCTCGGCGGTGCGCCGGAATACCTCGACGTGCTGGGTGTCAATTACTACTCCGATAACCAGTGGTACCACGGCGATGGCCGCACCATCGAGCGCGACAACCCGGACTATCGTCCTTTCAAGGGCATCCTCAGCGAGATCTGGCAGCGCTACAAACGCCCCTTGGTGATTGCCGAAACCGGTGCCGAGGGTGACGTGCGCGGCGACTGGCTGCGTTATGTCAGCGAGCAGGCGGGACTGGCCATGCAGCGCGGCGTGCCGGTGGAAGGGATCTGCCTGTATCCGGTGCTGGACTATCCGGGTTGGACCGACGATCGCCACTGCCCGGTCGGGCTGCTGGGCTTTCCAGATGAAAACGGCAATCGCCGCATCCATGACGGGCTGGCCGACGAGCTGCGGCTGCAACAACACCGTTTCAGCCAGCAAAGCCCAGCGCCGCAATACACCGAAGAAGCCGTCACATGA
- a CDS encoding ABC transporter ATP-binding protein yields MNAPAGVPKAKPKPAPLPSRPVVFLWRYICARPWHFGGLLALIVGAASCAVAVQYGMKLLVDSMAQGSSDRSTANVWFPLGLFIGLIVIENVFWRLGGWLGCRTVVASVVDLRVDLFKHLTGHPMRYFSEHFAGSLGNRISAVGQAAGAIYGGLAWKIVPPIVDFLGAVVVLLTVDVRMAVALILFVAIVAALITGFGIRGRAKHQRFAAQSARVGGELVDAVSNVWTIKAFSARDREAERLAQEIGYEARAQRRSWMYLEKARVMHDICLSVMAGGMLIWAINLWIGGSVTAGDVVLVSALTFRILHGSRDLALALVDTTQQVGAIDDTLRIIVQPHGLTDSDAQLLLAEGDITFNDVSFSYPGRGTVFQQLNLHIPAGQKVGVVGSSGAGKSTLINLIQRLDDVQEGRILIDGQDIRSVSQDSLRERIAVVPQETALFNRSIRENIRYGRPSATDAEVIEAARSAFCDGFIRDLPQGYDTLVGERGVMLSGGQRQRLGIARAFLKNAPILILDEATSALDTQSEAEIQVALNDLVHNRTVVAVAHRLSTLSSFDRIIVLRDGRIVEDGPPHELRRRGGEFDALWRMQAEGFKQQPDPAV; encoded by the coding sequence ATGAACGCGCCGGCCGGGGTTCCAAAGGCGAAACCGAAGCCGGCTCCGCTACCGAGCCGGCCAGTGGTCTTTCTCTGGCGTTACATCTGTGCAAGACCCTGGCATTTCGGCGGCCTGCTTGCGTTGATCGTGGGTGCGGCCAGTTGCGCTGTGGCCGTGCAGTACGGCATGAAGCTGCTGGTGGATTCCATGGCCCAGGGCAGTTCGGACCGCAGCACCGCCAACGTCTGGTTCCCGCTGGGGTTGTTCATCGGCCTGATCGTCATCGAAAACGTCTTCTGGCGTCTCGGCGGTTGGCTCGGCTGCCGCACCGTGGTGGCCAGCGTAGTGGACCTGCGCGTCGATCTGTTCAAACACCTGACCGGCCATCCGATGCGCTACTTCAGCGAGCATTTCGCCGGCTCGCTGGGTAATCGCATTTCCGCGGTGGGCCAGGCGGCCGGCGCCATTTACGGCGGGCTGGCGTGGAAGATCGTGCCGCCCATCGTCGATTTTCTCGGTGCCGTGGTGGTGCTGCTCACGGTGGATGTGCGCATGGCCGTGGCGCTGATCCTGTTCGTCGCCATCGTCGCCGCGTTGATCACCGGCTTCGGCATTCGTGGCCGCGCCAAGCATCAGCGCTTCGCCGCCCAGTCGGCTCGGGTCGGCGGCGAGCTGGTGGATGCGGTCTCCAACGTATGGACCATCAAGGCCTTCTCAGCCCGCGACCGCGAGGCCGAGCGGCTCGCACAGGAGATCGGTTACGAAGCACGCGCCCAACGCCGCAGCTGGATGTACCTGGAAAAGGCGCGGGTGATGCATGACATCTGCCTGTCGGTGATGGCCGGCGGCATGCTGATCTGGGCGATCAATTTATGGATCGGGGGCTCGGTGACCGCTGGCGACGTGGTGCTGGTCAGTGCGCTGACGTTCCGCATCCTGCATGGCTCGCGTGACCTGGCTCTGGCGCTGGTGGACACCACGCAGCAGGTCGGCGCCATCGACGACACCCTGCGCATCATCGTCCAGCCGCATGGTCTCACCGACAGCGACGCGCAGTTGCTGCTCGCCGAGGGCGATATCACCTTCAACGACGTCAGCTTCAGCTATCCCGGCCGCGGTACGGTGTTTCAGCAGCTCAACCTGCATATTCCGGCCGGGCAGAAGGTCGGCGTGGTGGGCTCGTCCGGCGCCGGCAAGTCGACCCTGATCAACCTGATCCAACGCCTGGACGACGTGCAGGAAGGGCGCATCCTGATCGACGGGCAGGACATCCGCAGCGTCAGCCAGGACAGCCTGCGCGAACGCATCGCAGTGGTGCCGCAGGAAACCGCGCTGTTCAATCGCAGCATTCGCGAGAACATTCGCTACGGTCGCCCCTCTGCGACCGACGCAGAGGTGATCGAGGCCGCGCGCAGCGCCTTTTGCGATGGTTTCATCCGTGACTTGCCGCAGGGTTACGACACCCTGGTGGGCGAGCGTGGGGTGATGCTCTCCGGCGGCCAGCGTCAGCGTCTAGGCATCGCTCGGGCGTTCCTGAAGAACGCGCCGATCCTGATCCTCGATGAGGCCACGTCGGCGCTCGATACCCAGTCCGAAGCCGAAATCCAGGTCGCACTCAATGATCTGGTGCACAACCGCACCGTGGTGGCGGTGGCGCATCGGCTGTCGACCCTGTCGAGCTTCGACCGGATCATCGTGCTGCGCGACGGGCGCATCGTCGAGGATGGCCCACCGCACGAGTTGCGCCGCCGTGGCGGCGAGTTCGACGCGCTGTGGCGAATGCAGGCCGAAGGGTTCAAGCAACAACCCGATCCGGCGGTATGA
- a CDS encoding KTSC domain-containing protein yields the protein MKRVAVTSRSLRELGYDPDEQALEVLFHNGSLYRYEKVPADVVQALLEADSLGRYFNQIFKPHHYRYRRLE from the coding sequence ATGAAGCGCGTCGCCGTCACCTCCCGCAGCCTTCGGGAGTTGGGATACGACCCTGACGAGCAGGCGCTGGAAGTGTTGTTTCACAACGGTTCGCTGTACCGCTACGAGAAGGTGCCCGCAGACGTGGTACAGGCGCTGCTCGAGGCCGATTCTCTGGGGCGGTATTTCAATCAGATATTCAAACCCCACCATTACCGCTATCGGCGCCTGGAATAG
- a CDS encoding dodecin, giving the protein MSDHHTYKKVEIVGSSRNSVDEAIQNGIAEASSKLQNVEWFEVGEIRGHVEDGKVGHFQVTMKVGFRLADS; this is encoded by the coding sequence ATGTCGGATCATCACACGTACAAGAAGGTTGAAATCGTCGGCTCCTCGCGTAACAGCGTCGACGAAGCGATTCAGAACGGCATCGCCGAGGCCAGTAGCAAGCTGCAGAACGTCGAGTGGTTCGAGGTGGGCGAAATCCGTGGCCACGTCGAAGACGGCAAGGTTGGCCATTTCCAAGTCACCATGAAAGTCGGCTTCCGCCTCGCCGACAGCTGA
- a CDS encoding cation:proton antiporter: MNFLEWMAVLGVLLLILALASAYLRWLPVTTSLIYLGFGLLIGQLGIGLWEMDFLLIADWMEHLTEVVVLVSLFVSGLKLRMPLGHPAWRSTYILAGPVMLACIAGVALFCHYLLGLNWGLAVLTGAILAPTDPVLASLVQVSNSRDSDHVRYGLSGEAGFNDGTAFPFVVFALLLIEQETLALGWVGEWALHRLVWAVPAGLLFGYMLGKLIGKLAIFLRSRNADTSMSPNDSLALALIALAYVGAELIGAWGFLAVFAAGLGLRRAEVSVAKRSETPSEELIAHAVPHVVEGGMTPRELPLESQRIAEPKVAAGVMMGDILTFGGQLERSLEVLLVTMLGVLVSVHWDWRAVPLALALFVLIRPLSVWLLMPRRYLDRTQLFTVGWFGIRGIGSLYYLSYAVTHGLLPDEADQVIRLVIPVVALSILIHGLSTQPLLRRYERSRGV, from the coding sequence ATGAATTTTCTCGAATGGATGGCCGTGCTTGGCGTCCTGCTGCTGATCCTCGCGTTGGCATCGGCCTATCTGCGCTGGTTGCCGGTTACCACCTCATTGATCTATCTGGGCTTCGGGTTGCTGATCGGGCAGCTCGGGATCGGGTTGTGGGAAATGGATTTCCTGCTAATCGCCGACTGGATGGAACACCTTACCGAAGTCGTGGTGCTGGTCTCGCTGTTCGTCAGCGGGCTGAAGCTGCGCATGCCGCTGGGTCATCCGGCGTGGCGCAGCACCTATATCTTGGCCGGTCCGGTAATGCTCGCCTGTATCGCCGGTGTCGCGCTGTTCTGCCATTACCTGTTGGGGCTCAATTGGGGGCTGGCGGTGCTGACCGGTGCGATCCTGGCCCCCACCGATCCGGTGCTGGCCAGCTTGGTGCAGGTCAGCAACTCCCGCGACAGCGATCACGTGCGTTATGGCCTGTCTGGCGAAGCCGGCTTCAACGACGGCACAGCCTTTCCCTTCGTGGTGTTCGCCCTGCTGCTGATCGAGCAGGAGACGCTGGCATTGGGCTGGGTCGGCGAATGGGCCCTGCATCGGCTGGTCTGGGCCGTTCCGGCCGGGCTACTGTTCGGCTACATGCTGGGCAAACTGATCGGCAAGCTCGCAATCTTTTTACGCAGCAGAAATGCCGATACATCGATGTCACCGAACGATTCGCTGGCGCTGGCGTTGATCGCGCTCGCCTATGTCGGCGCCGAGCTGATCGGTGCCTGGGGTTTTCTCGCGGTGTTCGCCGCCGGGCTTGGCCTGCGGCGTGCCGAAGTCTCGGTGGCCAAGCGATCCGAGACACCATCCGAAGAGCTGATCGCGCATGCGGTTCCGCATGTGGTCGAAGGCGGCATGACGCCCCGTGAGCTGCCGCTGGAGAGCCAGCGCATCGCAGAACCCAAGGTGGCGGCAGGGGTGATGATGGGCGACATCCTGACCTTTGGCGGCCAGCTGGAACGCAGCCTGGAAGTGCTGCTGGTGACCATGCTCGGCGTGCTGGTGTCGGTGCACTGGGATTGGCGCGCGGTACCCCTGGCGCTGGCGCTGTTCGTGCTGATTCGTCCATTGAGCGTATGGTTGCTGATGCCACGGCGGTATCTGGACCGCACCCAGCTGTTCACCGTCGGCTGGTTCGGCATTCGGGGCATCGGCAGCCTGTACTACCTCAGCTACGCGGTGACCCATGGTCTACTGCCGGACGAGGCTGATCAGGTCATCCGGCTGGTGATTCCGGTGGTGGCGCTGAGCATTCTGATTCATGGCCTCAGCACCCAACCGCTGTTGCGGCGCTACGAGCGCAGCCGAGGGGTTTGA
- a CDS encoding LLM class flavin-dependent oxidoreductase: MSRIEHTRFSTLDLAPIRDDGDAGLALRNSLALAQHVEKLGFERFWVAEHHNMDGIASAATSVLIGYLAAGTSRIRLGAGGVMLPNHAPLVIAEQFGTLEALYPGRIELGLGRAPGADQFTAHALRRDRMGSADDFPADVEELQLLLGPRQRNQRVIAMPGVGSNVPIWLLGSSLFSAQLAAAKGLPYAFASHFAPRYAHEAIRLYRENFRPSEVLDKPYVMLGVPLMTADTDEQAEYLATTAFQRILALIRGQSLVLVPPVESMQGKWLPHEQDAVGNFLGMALIGGPDKIRARLEILLEQTQADELIFTCDFYETADRHHAFEILAGLR, encoded by the coding sequence ATGTCCCGTATCGAGCACACCCGCTTTTCCACCCTTGACCTGGCACCGATCCGTGATGACGGCGACGCCGGGCTCGCCCTGCGCAACTCGCTGGCCTTGGCGCAGCATGTCGAGAAGCTCGGCTTCGAGCGCTTCTGGGTGGCCGAGCATCACAACATGGACGGTATTGCCAGCGCGGCCACTTCGGTGCTGATCGGCTATCTGGCCGCCGGCACCTCGCGAATTCGCCTGGGGGCCGGTGGCGTCATGCTGCCCAACCACGCGCCGCTGGTGATCGCCGAACAGTTCGGCACACTCGAAGCCCTCTATCCTGGGCGCATCGAGCTGGGTCTGGGTCGCGCCCCGGGTGCCGACCAGTTCACCGCTCACGCCCTGCGCCGAGACCGCATGGGCAGCGCCGATGACTTTCCGGCGGATGTAGAAGAATTGCAGTTACTTCTAGGCCCACGCCAGCGCAACCAACGGGTGATCGCCATGCCCGGGGTTGGCAGCAACGTGCCCATCTGGTTGCTCGGCTCCAGCCTGTTCAGCGCGCAGCTGGCCGCAGCCAAGGGCCTGCCCTACGCCTTCGCCTCGCATTTCGCGCCGCGCTACGCCCACGAGGCGATTCGCCTGTACCGCGAGAACTTCCGCCCCTCGGAGGTGCTCGACAAGCCCTACGTCATGCTCGGTGTGCCCTTGATGACCGCCGACACCGACGAGCAGGCCGAGTACCTGGCGACCACCGCCTTCCAGCGCATCCTGGCGCTGATCCGCGGGCAAAGTCTGGTCCTGGTGCCGCCCGTGGAGAGCATGCAGGGCAAGTGGCTGCCGCACGAGCAGGACGCGGTGGGCAATTTCCTCGGCATGGCGCTGATCGGCGGGCCGGACAAGATCCGTGCGCGGCTGGAGATTCTGTTGGAACAGACCCAAGCGGATGAATTGATTTTCACCTGCGACTTCTACGAGACCGCGGATCGCCACCACGCGTTCGAGATTCTCGCCGGGCTGCGTTGA